Below is a genomic region from Treponema sp. OMZ 798.
CATGGCTTGTGTAATTCCCGATAACGGATACTTTTTATATGCGGACAATAATGGAGACACAGAATCAAGCGATCATGAACATGAGTACTATGATTTTTATAAAACCGATTTAGGCAAAGCTGTTTCAGGAATGGTAAAAATAAAAGAAGGAATTGCCTATAAGATTTATCAAAAAGGAATTATAGCTTATAATAGAACCGAAACGGAAGAAAGCTTTAAACTTGCTGACGGTACAAAAATAAATTTAAAACCTCTTGAAGGCTTATTTTTGAAAATCAAGTAGTTTTTTTTCTACCTCATCGATTATAAAATCGGGGGTTGAAGCTCCTGCAGTTAAGCCGACTACAGAATAAGAAAAAATTTCTTCGGGGATTTCGGAAGCATCTTCAATGAGCCATGCAGGTTTATTTTCTTCTATAGCCGTTTGGTAAAGTCTTTTTGTATTTGCGGAATTTTTTCCGCCTATTACCAAAACGGCATCAACCTCATGCGCTAATTTTTTTAAGGCAGCCTGTCTGTCGGAAGTTGCAGGACATATAGTATTAAAAACTTTTAAATCGGCTATTCTCTTTTTTAGAGCCGAAGCTATTGCCTCATACTCCGAATCCTTAATTGTAGTTTGAGCAATTAAAACGGCCCTTCCCCTTTCTTTTAAAAGAGGAGGGAATTCTATGCTTCCAGCTTCTTTTGCATTGTGCACAATTAAGCATTTACCTTTTGCAAATCCTGCAATACTTATAAGCTCTCCGTGATTTTTATCGCCTGCCAAAATAACAAAAGAATCTTCCGCATGTTTTTGTGCAAGCCCCTGACTTGCCTTCACTCTGGAACAAGTAGCATCTATAATCCTAGCCCCGCTTTTTTGAAGCTCATTTTTTTTTGAAGGAGTAACACCGTGAGCCCTTATTACAATTACGGA
It encodes:
- the ispH gene encoding 4-hydroxy-3-methylbut-2-enyl diphosphate reductase, whose product is MIVKRAEVLGYCAGVRKAVEAVLKEAKENAQNKLRLYTFGPLIHNPPAMLRLKEMGVEIIDTENFTEDEDYRDSVIVIRAHGVTPSKKNELQKSGARIIDATCSRVKASQGLAQKHAEDSFVILAGDKNHGELISIAGFAKGKCLIVHNAKEAGSIEFPPLLKERGRAVLIAQTTIKDSEYEAIASALKKRIADLKVFNTICPATSDRQAALKKLAHEVDAVLVIGGKNSANTKRLYQTAIEENKPAWLIEDASEIPEEIFSYSVVGLTAGASTPDFIIDEVEKKLLDFQK